GACCAGTACAGCAATAAGCAATGCGATATCAGAAGTACCAATGAAACGTAGTAAATCATTTGCGAAAGTCTGTGGCGCAAAGAACAGATCTGCCCAACTTCCGATTAACATCAACACTACTGGCAGCATAATCGTAAATAAGGTAATCCCAAAGCTTGGCAACTCACGAGTTCTATTTGTATCTGCTTCAATAAACTGTTTTGCTAACGGGTTATTTTCAGGCAATTTGACGTACTTATTAATCCAAAGTGCATACAATGGCCCAGCAACAATTGCTGTTGGCACACCGACGATTAAACTGTACGCAATCGTTTTACCAATATCCGCATGATAGGCTTGTACAGCCAACAATGCCGCCGGATGTGGTGGAATTAAGCCATGCACAACAGATAAACCAGCGACCATTGGCAAGCCAACAACCAGTAAAGATTTACCAGTTCGCTTAGCAATGTTGAACGCAATTGGAATGAGTAGAACGAAACCTACTTCGAAAAATACGGGAAGACCAACAATAAGCGCAATAAACATCATGGCCCAGTGAATATTTTTCTCACCAAACCATTTAATTAAGGTAATTGCTATTCGCTCAGCACCACCCGACTCGGCCATCATTTTTCCGAGCATTGTTCCCAGTGCGATTACAATCGCAAGGTGGCCCAAGGTTTTACCAGTACCAGCTTCGTATGATTTAACAATATCGCCCATTGGCATGCCAACAGCCAAAGCCAAACCGAGTGAAACAATAATAAGAACAAGAAATGGATAAATTCTGAACTTCGCGATCATGACAACCAATGCAATAATCGCGATTACAGTGTAGATAAGCAACATGCCACCCTGAACGGTCTCCATGTGATACTTCTCCTTGGAATAATACTATTTAGGCACACTGCCCAAACAAAGGTCTTCAACCACAGTAATCCTACTGTTAAGACACTAAATTTTTATATTTAGGTGTGACCAGCACAAACTGGCCACCTCAATACAGCCTTAAAGCACATAGAATGCACTTCATTTTTTATAAATATTGACTACATTTACAGTGCTCTCAACTGACTCGCAATTTGCGCTAAGCGAGTAATTTCAGCCCAATCTTGTGCAGCTACAGCAGCTTTAGGCGTTAACCATGAACCACCTACACACACTACGTTTGGTTGTTTTAAGAAATCTGGCGCTGACTCTGCCGTAATTCCGCCAGTCGGGCAAAAACGTAAGTTTGGAAATGGACCATAAAATGCTTTTAGCATCTCAACTCCACCTGCTTGTTGAGCTGGAAAGAACTTCACAATCTCATAACCCAACTCAATCGCCTGAATCAGGTCACTTGGTGTCATCACACCCGGTAGTAAAGGTAAGCCAGCATCTTGTGCAGCCAAATGCAAATCTTTGGTCAAACCAGGAGAAACACCAAATTGAGCACCTGCTTTTTTAGCTTGAGCACAATGTTCTGGCTTAGTAATTGTTCCCACACCTACCACAATGTCATCCGCCAATTGGCTCGCACGCTCAATAGCAGCAAGACCCGCAGCGGTACGCAATGTAATTTCAAGGACTTTTACACCACCAGCATGTAAAGCACGTGATACATCTTCACCTTGCTCAGCAGAATCAAATGCCAATACAGGAATGACTGGGCCTAATTTGACGATATCTTCAATTTTAATCATTATTTTTCAGTTCCTTTGATTCAAATCTGCTCTGGTGAAGTTTCACCAACCAATGCACCAAATACAGATGCTCCATGTTCAGCTGGCGCAGCAGCAGCACGGAAAACACCAAATAATTCACGGCCAAAGCCAACTTCGTTTTCTGCCTGATGTTCTGGCTGCGCAACAGGACGCGACTGCCAAGTCTGTTCATCTATTTCAACATCAAGTACGCCGGCCTCAGCATCAATAATCAACATATCGCCTGTTTGAACTTTAGCAATCGGCCCATTTAGCAAGGCTTCTGGAGATAAATGAATCACCGCAGGAACTTTGCCTGAAGCACCAGACATACGTCCATCAGTAACTAAAGCAACGTGGAAACCTTGATCTTGTAAAACACCCAACACAGGCGTTAACCGATGCAATTCAGGCATACCGTTAGCACGCGCACCTTGGAAACGAACGACTGCAATAAAATCTCGGTGTAACTCACCACGATCAAATGCTGCTTGTACTGCTTCTTGAGAATCAAACACGATTGCCGGAGCTTTAACTTTACGGTGCTCTGGCGCAACAGCAGAAATCTTGATAACACCACGACCAAGGCGACCTTGCATTAAGCGCAAGCCGCCATCTGGTTGAAACGGCTCGTCAATGCTACGTAGAACTTTGTCATCAAGGCTTTGAACCACACCATCAACCCAAGTGAGCTTGCCATCAATCAGTTTTGGTTCTTTTGTGTAATGTTGCAAACCTTTACCAGCCACTGTCGTTACATCGTTATGCAACAAGCCAGCTTCCAGTAAGTTACGAATGAGGAAAGCAACCCCACCCGCAGCTTGGAAATGGTTTACATCGGCCTTACCATTTGGATAGATTTTTGCGAGCAATGGAACAACAGCTGACAATTCATCGAAGTCATCCCAGTCAATCAAGATGCCAGCGGCACGAGCAATCGCAATTAAATGCAAAGTATGGTTGGTTGAACCACCTGTAGCGAGTAACGCCACGATGCCGTTTATAATTGCTTTTTCATCGACAACATGACCAATCGGCGTGTAGTTTCCACGCTCAACTGTTAAATCAAGTACACGAATCGCAGCTTCTGCGGTAAGTGCATCACGTAATGGTGTGTGAGGATGAACAAATGCAGCGCTTGGCAAATGTAAGCCCATGACTTCCATCAGCATCTGGTTACTGTTGGCTGTACCGTAAAAAGTACAAGTCCCTTGTCCGTGATAAGCAGCTGACTCAGCTTCTAGCAAAGCATCTCGACCAACTTGACCCGTTGCAAATTGCTGGCGAATTTTAGCTTTCTCATCGTTAGATAGCCCACTCGTCATTGGGCCAGCTGGCACAAAAATAGTAGGTAAATAGCCGAACTGCAAAGCCCCAATGAGCAAGCCCGGCACGATCTTGTCGCAAACACCTAGACACAAAGCTGCGTCAAACATGTTATGAGACAATGCGATCGCTGTGCTCATTGCAATCGTTTCACGAGAGAACAATGAGAGTTCCATACCAGCATTACCTTGGGTAATACCGTCACACATTGCAGGAACACCACCTGCAAACTGTGCCACGCCACCATTTTCACGAGCGGCTGTTTTAATTAAATCTGGAAATGTTTTATAGGGTGCATGAGCCGACAACATTTCGTTATATGACGACACAATACCAATATTTGGTTCACGACCTACTTTAATAATTAATTTTTCATTGTCTTCCATGCTGGCAAAACCATGAGCCAGATTGGCGCATGAAAGTGCCCCACGAGCAGGAAATTTGCCTTGTGCATGTTCAATACGTTGTAAATATGCAGAACGAGTTTTTTGACTACGGGCGATTACACGCTCGGTCACTTTTGCCAATATTGGATTCGGCAAGTCCATGCTGGACGCTCCTGTACAACCGGATAAGCCGGAAAAGAAAAATAGACCAAATGATATATTTTTTATGATCATTTGAAAAAAGGATGAACAATATTATTCAGGCAAAAAGCGACATGCAACCCCAGCCAATGCTGCTGTAATGGCCTCAGTACAAGCTTTAAAGACATAACGAGTTTATATTTTAGACAAAAAACTTATTTAATATTTAGGTATATTTACAGCTAAACCAAATCTCAAAAATACGGTAAATTTATTGTAAATCAACATAATAAAATATATTTAACAATATATAAATGATGAGCCTTTCATTCTAATTTTTAGTACTTATAAATCCATATTAGGTTCTTTTTTCACGCCCTTAATACCATCAAAACTTAATTTCAATTACGTATATTATTTGTAATACATGCTTAAAATTTAACTTAAAGAACCAGCTCACTTATTCAATAACGGTTTGGTTTCTACCATTTAAAATTCATCCTTCGTTCGGGTTTATTTTTTCATAAATATATACAAAAAACTCGTTTCTATGCGTATAAAAAAAACAAGGAATACAGTGGTTAAGCTTTATACTGGACAAATATTAGTTACAAATAATTTGATGGTCGATAGTGCTTAAGTCTAATGGGCTAAAGTCTATCTTGGACAGAAAAACAACACATGTTAAAACATGACAACCCGTTCAATCTGTATGAAAAAATAATACATCTTGAACAGGAAGTTAGGAAAACTATTTTAAATCAGGACTTGGGTATTTCAACGTGGCTATATCAGTATTAGTTATCAATTGCGGCTCTTCATCTATTAAATACGCACTGGTTTCAGAGCGTCGTGAAGACCGTATTTACGGTTTAGCAGAAAACTTGGGGGCAGCTGATGCTCGTATTAAGGGAGTTACAGTTGGTGGTGAACCACTGGAACTTTCAATTCCTTATGCTGACCATGCCAAAGCTTTAGAAACTTTACTTGCACGTCTTGCCAACTACAAACCGCAAGCAATCGGACATCGTGTTGTACACGGTGGTAGTTTAACTAAAGCAGAATTACTCACTCCTGAAATTATTGAACGTATTCGTGCAGCAACGCCTTTGGCTCCGCTTCATAACCCAGCACATTTAATTGGTATCGACGCAACCGTACGTCTATTTCCTGAATTACCTCAGGTTGCCGTATTTGATACTGCATTCCATCAGACCATGCCACCGCATGCATACCGTTATGCAATTCCTAAGTTTTTATATACTGACCACAACGTCCGCCGTTATGGTTTCCATGGTACAAGCCACGCCTATGTGTCTGACAAAGCGAGTGAACTCGCAGGTAGCCTGAAAAAAGGTGGATGGCTAACAGCGCATCTAGGAAACGGCAGTTCAACTTGCGCAGTGTGGAATGGACAAAGTGTTGATACCTCTATGGGCCTCACTCCACTTGAAGGCGTAGTGATGGGAACCCGTAGTGGTGATGTTGATCCAAGCTTACATAGCTTCCTTGCGAAAAACCTCGGTTGGGATTTAGCAAAAATTGATAAAGTTTTAAATAACGAAAGTGGCTTACTAGGCTTATCTCAACTGTCTAATGACATGCGTACAGTGATTGAAGCTGCTGAAAATGGTAATGAAGATGCTTGTCTTGCAATTGAAGTGTTTAGCTATCGCCTTGCAAAATCACTTGCTGCATTAAGCTGTGGCTTACCAACTTTAGACGGCTTAATCTTCACGGGTGGTATTGGCGAAAACTCAGCTTATATTCGTGAAAAAACCTTAGCTTATTTACCTCATTTTGGTTTGCAGCTTGATAAAGATCAAAACAATAACTTAAAACGTGGCACTGAAGGCCGAATCGACAATGGAACAGGACCACAAATTTGGGTCATTCCAACAGATGAAGAAGGTCGTATTGCTAAAGAAACTCGTCAAGTTGTTGAAGCGGCAGAAAATACAGCATCTGTAGCAAGCCTTGCTTAATTAGAGCTCAGCGAAAACTCGATATTTATTTATAGGTTTATATGAATACAATTTTATTGATTCCTACAGGCGAAGGGGTTGGCTTAACCTCTGCCTGTTTAGGCATGATTTACGCACTTGATTGTAACGGGATTAAAGCAGGCTTTTTAAAACCATTTTCTCAAGAAGACCAAGAGCATCTTGACCGAACCACTTCATTATTTGGTCATCTATTTCAAAGTAAAACTGTTCAATCTATTTCGCATGAAAAATTAACTCAGCTTATTGCCGCTGGGGAAGTAGATGAATTACTTGAAGAAGCTGTTAGTCTTCACCGTAGCGTTGCAGCAGACCACGATGTCATTATTGTGGAAGGCTTATTACCTAACGGACAAGACCACTTCGCCAGTGAACTCAACGCAAGTCTTGCACAAGCACTTGATGCAGAAGTCGTGCTGGTCAGCACAGCAGATATTCAAAACCCGAAAAAAGCCGCAGAAAAAGTAGATGCTCATTTACGTCAATTTGGCGGCGCAGCTTCAAATCGTACTGCTGGTGTACTCTTTATGCGTACCCGTGGGTTAACTGAAGAAACAGCACAAATTCCTGTTGCTTTTGATCCATCATTAAGACCGACTGAAGAAATCGCAAAATTTACGACCGAACTGCAAAAATATAATCGTTATTTCGGCTCAAGCGATTTACCAATCATTGGACTGGTTCCATTTAGTAACACGCTAAGCGTGCCAAGAACTCTCGATATTGCAAATGTCATTGATGGGCAATGGGTACATCAAGGTGAAGCAAAAACACGTCGTATTTTGCATTCGAGTTTAATTGCTTCAAGCATTGAATATGAACTGAATAAGTTCATTGCAGGCGAGTTGATTATTAGCGCATCTGAGCGTACCGACGTTTTACTTGCAAGTAGTTTGGCAACTAGTAATGGTATTCCTCTAGCGGGTTTAGTACTTACAGAACGAGAAGCGCCAGCACCTGAGCTTTTAGAGTTTTGTCAAAGTGCGATTAAACAAGGGTTGCCGATTTTACATACCCGTTTAAACACACTTGAAACCGCTCAGCGTTTATCTAATTTTGGCAATGAAATTCCAACAGATGATACTGAACGTGCTGAGCAAGTGACCCGATTTGTTTCAAGTCATATTGATGTTGAATGGCTTAAACAGCACAGCAACAATGCAGCTACCCCTCGCCTGTCGCCATCGGCTTTCCGTCACGAACTGGTGCAAAAATCGATTGCAGCGAAAAAACGAATTGTTTTACCCGAAGGTGATGAACCACGCACCATTCAGGCTGCAGCAATTTGTCAGGCACGTGGTATTGCTGACTGTATTTTGCTGGCTAAACCAGATGTAGTACAGGATGTTGCAAAAGCACGCGGCATTGAATTACCTGCCGAATTGGCAATTGTTGACCCTGATAGTATTCGTGACCAATACGTTGCACCAATGGTTGAGCTACGTAAAGGTAAACTCAACGAGCTTCAAGCGAAAGAACAGCTTCAAGATACCGTAGTGCTTGGCACCATGATGTTAGCTTTGGATCAAGTCGACGGTTTAGTTTCAGGTGCGGTACACACCACAGCAAATACAGTTCGCCCAGCATTCCAGCTCATCAAAACAGCCCCTGATTATTCACTAGTTTCATCAATCTTCTTTATGCTTTTACCAGATGAAGTCTATGTGTATGGTGACTGTGCAATTAACCCAGACCCGACAGCAGAGCAACTTGCTGAAATTGCAATTCAGTCTGCTGACTCAGCGAAAGCTTTTGGGATTGACCCACGTATTGCCATGATCAGCTACTCAACTGGTACCTCAGGAACAGGTGCAGATGTTGAAAAAGTACAGCAAGCAACTCAAATTGCTCAGCAGCGTCGTCCTGATTTACTGATTGATGGTCCACTTCAATACGATGCAGCTTCAGTTGAAAGTGTGGGACGTCAAAAGGCACCAGACTCACGCGTTGCTGGCCGTGCAAATGTATTTATCTTCCCAGATTTAAATACAGGTAATACCACTTACAAAGCAGTACAGCGTGCTGCAAATGTTGTGAGCGTTGGACCAATGCTGCAAGGCCTAAACAAGCCTGTTAATGACTTGTCTCGTGGAGCATTAGTAGATGACATCGTCTTTACCATTGCATTAACCGCAATTCAGGCAGAACAGCAAGCCGCTGCCAAATAATTAATATAATTTTAACCTTTACTACCTCTCGCCATTTGATGTCCGCTCAAATGGCTTTTTTTATTTTAATCATTCAAAAATAAATAACTCTCCGATTTCTGGCTTTTAAATCACCTCAATATGTTCTTATGCGACTTTCGGTCAAAAGATCAACCAATCTCCCACAACCCTGTCTTTTTGTCATATAATTTAGCCCGCTAGCTAACAGCCCGCTCAAGAGATTTTTTGGTATGACAACGATTATCAAACAAGATGACTTGATTACATCAATCAAGGACGCCCTACAGTTTATTTCGTACTATCACCCGCAAGACTTTATCCAAGCGATGAGCCGTGCTTATGATCGCGAAGAAAACAAAGCCGCAAAGGATGCAATTGCACAGATTCTAATTAACTCTCGCATGTGTGCGGAAGGTCATCGTCCAATTTGCCAAGATACTGGTATTGTTAATGTTTTCCTTGAAGTGGGCTTAGATGTTAAATTTGATTTAACAATGAGCTTAGACGATGCGGTAAACGAAGGTGTTCGCCAAGGTTACCTTGAAAACAGCAACGTTCTTCGTGCATCTGTACTTGCTGACCCAGCATTTGGTCGCAAAAATACAAAAGATAATACCCCTGCTGTAATTCACTACAAACTCGTTCCGGGTAACAAAGTAGATATTACTGTTGCTGCTAAAGGTGGCGGTTCAGAAAACAAATCTAAACTTGCAATGCTTAACCCATCTGACTCGATTGTTGACTGGGTTCTTAAAACTGTTCCAACAATGGGTGCAGGTTGGTGTCCTCCAGGTATGCTCGGTATTGGTATTGGTGGTACTGCTGAAAAAGCCATGATGCTTGCTAAAGAAGCGCTCATGGAAGAAATTAACATGGACGAATTACTTCGCCGTGGACCAGAGAACAAAATCGAAGAACTTCGTATCGAAATCTTTGAAAAAGTAAACGCACTTGGTATTGGTGCTCAAGGTCTTGGTGGTTTAACGACTGTTCTTGATATTAAAATTAAAGATTACCCATGTCATGCTGCTGGTAAACCAGTTGGTATGATCCCTAACTGTGCTGCTACTCGTCATGCTCACTTCCAGCTTGATGGTACAGGTGTAGCTCATATTCAAGCACCAAAACTTGAAGACTACCCTTCAGTAACTTGGGACTCTTCACAATCTAAGCGCGTAAACCTTGATACCATTACTCAAGAAGAAATGGATTCTTGGAAACCGGGTGATACATTACTTCTTAGCGGAACAATGTACACAGGTCGTGATGCTGCACACAAACGTATGGTTGAAATGATCGACAACGGTGAAGAATTACCAGTTGATCTTAAAGGTAAATTTATTTACTACGTTGGCCCAGTTGATCCTGTGGGTGATGAAGTCGTTGGTCCTGCTGGTCCTACAACTGCAACACGTATGGACAAATTCACACGTAAAGTACTCGAACATACTGGTCTATTCGGTATGATCGGTAAAGCTGACCGTGGTCCTACAGCAATTGAAGCAATCAAAGACAACAAAGCAACTTACTTAATGGCAGTTGGTGGTGCGGCTTACCTCGTATCTAAAGCTGTTCGTGAAGCTGAAGTGGTTGCGTTTGCAGACTTAGGTATGGAAGCAATCTACAAATTCGTAGTTGAAGATATGCCTGTTTCTGTTGCAGTTGATGTAAACGGTACTTCAATTCACGCAGTAGCTCCAAAAATCTGGCAAGCGAAAATTGGAAAAATTCCAGTAGTCGATGCAGCAGCTGGCTAATCAAGAAAAGCACCGAATTCGGTGCTTTTTTTTAGCATTCTTTTTTTATTTTAAAATCTGAAAAGAATTGTAACAATTGCTTCTTCAATCTGTGCTATTAATAAATGCACTCTCTCGCCATATATTGAATATAGGTCATTTCATGACTATTCGCCCTATTCTTAAAAATCTTTCAATCAGTCTCTGCTTAAGCTGTATTACAACAAGCTTATTTGCTTCTCCTGCCAAATTAAGTTCAGTCAAAGAACTCATGCAAATGAGCCAAATTGATTACCTACTTAAAGAATCAATTAATGAATTAACGCCTTACTATGATCAACAGGCAGAACAGATCGTTAGTAATATCACGGGTATCAAAACTTTAGGCCCAAAAGAAAAAGAGGCCGCGAAGAAGTTAGGTTCTCTTCTAAAAGATTCGAGCAACCAGCTCATTAGCAACCCTAAAACTGCCCAAGCCTTACAAGATATTTATTTAAAGACTTATACTGAAGAGGAAGTTCAGGCTAATCTGAAATTTTTAAAAACTCCCGAAGGCCAATCAATTACACGTAAAAATGTGCAGATTATGGGACAAATTTCAGAATACATGATGGAGTTAGGACAACAGACCTTTAATGACCCTAAAGCAAGGGATCATATGCAAGAAGAAATGCTTAAAATTCTTGCCCCACTCATGAAAGATAAAGAAAAGTCTTAACTTTTCTTTATCTTTTGTAGGCCCTTACCAAGTTAAAGGATTCCATAATTTAAATGGCTTAATCAGATGTACATCTGATTTTTCATCATATTTGGCTGGCTTTAATTCCTGTGGTTTATATCGAATCTTTCCTGAAGCATCTTCAGCCACAAAGTTGTAGCTAGAAGATTTAAGCTCAGTAAATGCTATCTCTCTACGTCCAATATTGTCTTGCATTAACATAAATGGGCCAGTGTGTTCACCACGGTCCATTTTGTTCTCTTCATCATATTTCAAATAATAAGACGTTCCCGCCTCAACAGTGATATCAATATATTTCGGTTCTTGAAAATGAATACCAAGTAAAGGGCGGCTTGCAGAAAGACGATAAGTGCCTGCTGGCAATTCAATCCAGTAATAATGATTATGTAATAGACTCGGAATACGCTTGCCATTCACAAAGAGATTTATCGCTGCAATTTCCTGACGATTCCATTTCGTGTCTGGTCGGTAAAGATAGACAACAGCAGCTTGTTGATTTTGTGGTTTGACTGGAACAAAAGTC
This genomic stretch from Acinetobacter oleivorans DR1 harbors:
- a CDS encoding GntT/GntP/DsdX family permease, which translates into the protein METVQGGMLLIYTVIAIIALVVMIAKFRIYPFLVLIIVSLGLALAVGMPMGDIVKSYEAGTGKTLGHLAIVIALGTMLGKMMAESGGAERIAITLIKWFGEKNIHWAMMFIALIVGLPVFFEVGFVLLIPIAFNIAKRTGKSLLVVGLPMVAGLSVVHGLIPPHPAALLAVQAYHADIGKTIAYSLIVGVPTAIVAGPLYALWINKYVKLPENNPLAKQFIEADTNRTRELPSFGITLFTIMLPVVLMLIGSWADLFFAPQTFANDLLRFIGTSDIALLIAVLVSFITFGTMQGFNREQIEKFCGGCLASIAGIMLIVGAGGGFGGILRDTGISNEIVSTALKANLSPLLLGWFVAALIRLATGSATVAMATACSIVAPIAATAGVAVRPELLVLATGSGSLVFSHVNDAGFWLIKEYFGMTVGQTLKTWSVLETIISVLGLSFTLLLSTIL
- the eda gene encoding bifunctional 4-hydroxy-2-oxoglutarate aldolase/2-dehydro-3-deoxy-phosphogluconate aldolase — protein: MIKIEDIVKLGPVIPVLAFDSAEQGEDVSRALHAGGVKVLEITLRTAAGLAAIERASQLADDIVVGVGTITKPEHCAQAKKAGAQFGVSPGLTKDLHLAAQDAGLPLLPGVMTPSDLIQAIELGYEIVKFFPAQQAGGVEMLKAFYGPFPNLRFCPTGGITAESAPDFLKQPNVVCVGGSWLTPKAAVAAQDWAEITRLAQIASQLRAL
- the edd gene encoding phosphogluconate dehydratase translates to MDLPNPILAKVTERVIARSQKTRSAYLQRIEHAQGKFPARGALSCANLAHGFASMEDNEKLIIKVGREPNIGIVSSYNEMLSAHAPYKTFPDLIKTAARENGGVAQFAGGVPAMCDGITQGNAGMELSLFSRETIAMSTAIALSHNMFDAALCLGVCDKIVPGLLIGALQFGYLPTIFVPAGPMTSGLSNDEKAKIRQQFATGQVGRDALLEAESAAYHGQGTCTFYGTANSNQMLMEVMGLHLPSAAFVHPHTPLRDALTAEAAIRVLDLTVERGNYTPIGHVVDEKAIINGIVALLATGGSTNHTLHLIAIARAAGILIDWDDFDELSAVVPLLAKIYPNGKADVNHFQAAGGVAFLIRNLLEAGLLHNDVTTVAGKGLQHYTKEPKLIDGKLTWVDGVVQSLDDKVLRSIDEPFQPDGGLRLMQGRLGRGVIKISAVAPEHRKVKAPAIVFDSQEAVQAAFDRGELHRDFIAVVRFQGARANGMPELHRLTPVLGVLQDQGFHVALVTDGRMSGASGKVPAVIHLSPEALLNGPIAKVQTGDMLIIDAEAGVLDVEIDEQTWQSRPVAQPEHQAENEVGFGRELFGVFRAAAAPAEHGASVFGALVGETSPEQI
- a CDS encoding acetate/propionate family kinase; this translates as MAISVLVINCGSSSIKYALVSERREDRIYGLAENLGAADARIKGVTVGGEPLELSIPYADHAKALETLLARLANYKPQAIGHRVVHGGSLTKAELLTPEIIERIRAATPLAPLHNPAHLIGIDATVRLFPELPQVAVFDTAFHQTMPPHAYRYAIPKFLYTDHNVRRYGFHGTSHAYVSDKASELAGSLKKGGWLTAHLGNGSSTCAVWNGQSVDTSMGLTPLEGVVMGTRSGDVDPSLHSFLAKNLGWDLAKIDKVLNNESGLLGLSQLSNDMRTVIEAAENGNEDACLAIEVFSYRLAKSLAALSCGLPTLDGLIFTGGIGENSAYIREKTLAYLPHFGLQLDKDQNNNLKRGTEGRIDNGTGPQIWVIPTDEEGRIAKETRQVVEAAENTASVASLA
- the pta gene encoding phosphate acetyltransferase — translated: MNTILLIPTGEGVGLTSACLGMIYALDCNGIKAGFLKPFSQEDQEHLDRTTSLFGHLFQSKTVQSISHEKLTQLIAAGEVDELLEEAVSLHRSVAADHDVIIVEGLLPNGQDHFASELNASLAQALDAEVVLVSTADIQNPKKAAEKVDAHLRQFGGAASNRTAGVLFMRTRGLTEETAQIPVAFDPSLRPTEEIAKFTTELQKYNRYFGSSDLPIIGLVPFSNTLSVPRTLDIANVIDGQWVHQGEAKTRRILHSSLIASSIEYELNKFIAGELIISASERTDVLLASSLATSNGIPLAGLVLTEREAPAPELLEFCQSAIKQGLPILHTRLNTLETAQRLSNFGNEIPTDDTERAEQVTRFVSSHIDVEWLKQHSNNAATPRLSPSAFRHELVQKSIAAKKRIVLPEGDEPRTIQAAAICQARGIADCILLAKPDVVQDVAKARGIELPAELAIVDPDSIRDQYVAPMVELRKGKLNELQAKEQLQDTVVLGTMMLALDQVDGLVSGAVHTTANTVRPAFQLIKTAPDYSLVSSIFFMLLPDEVYVYGDCAINPDPTAEQLAEIAIQSADSAKAFGIDPRIAMISYSTGTSGTGADVEKVQQATQIAQQRRPDLLIDGPLQYDAASVESVGRQKAPDSRVAGRANVFIFPDLNTGNTTYKAVQRAANVVSVGPMLQGLNKPVNDLSRGALVDDIVFTIALTAIQAEQQAAAK
- a CDS encoding fumarate hydratase; this encodes MTTIIKQDDLITSIKDALQFISYYHPQDFIQAMSRAYDREENKAAKDAIAQILINSRMCAEGHRPICQDTGIVNVFLEVGLDVKFDLTMSLDDAVNEGVRQGYLENSNVLRASVLADPAFGRKNTKDNTPAVIHYKLVPGNKVDITVAAKGGGSENKSKLAMLNPSDSIVDWVLKTVPTMGAGWCPPGMLGIGIGGTAEKAMMLAKEALMEEINMDELLRRGPENKIEELRIEIFEKVNALGIGAQGLGGLTTVLDIKIKDYPCHAAGKPVGMIPNCAATRHAHFQLDGTGVAHIQAPKLEDYPSVTWDSSQSKRVNLDTITQEEMDSWKPGDTLLLSGTMYTGRDAAHKRMVEMIDNGEELPVDLKGKFIYYVGPVDPVGDEVVGPAGPTTATRMDKFTRKVLEHTGLFGMIGKADRGPTAIEAIKDNKATYLMAVGGAAYLVSKAVREAEVVAFADLGMEAIYKFVVEDMPVSVAVDVNGTSIHAVAPKIWQAKIGKIPVVDAAAG
- a CDS encoding DUF2059 domain-containing protein, which produces MTIRPILKNLSISLCLSCITTSLFASPAKLSSVKELMQMSQIDYLLKESINELTPYYDQQAEQIVSNITGIKTLGPKEKEAAKKLGSLLKDSSNQLISNPKTAQALQDIYLKTYTEEEVQANLKFLKTPEGQSITRKNVQIMGQISEYMMELGQQTFNDPKARDHMQEEMLKILAPLMKDKEKS
- a CDS encoding DUF2846 domain-containing protein; its protein translation is MRYLIVSLCCAGLFVGCQSSSHLEKNTGELTATLPKVDVEKEPGLFDQYHVGGFAVGGWVNQKLGQTFVPVKPQNQQAAVVYLYRPDTKWNRQEIAAINLFVNGKRIPSLLHNHYYWIELPAGTYRLSASRPLLGIHFQEPKYIDITVEAGTSYYLKYDEENKMDRGEHTGPFMLMQDNIGRREIAFTELKSSSYNFVAEDASGKIRYKPQELKPAKYDEKSDVHLIKPFKLWNPLTW